A genomic stretch from Penicillium digitatum chromosome 4, complete sequence includes:
- a CDS encoding folliculin-interacting protein N-terminus-domain-containing protein, whose amino-acid sequence MLGRLLSTAASTLNPAAYSGRSNVTPLESVTEEEHTSGLLFPDASLLRRSNTHAFPLQTTFNSPNASTAGAYDDRGGMELDATKDFRVIVAQNALGDRDACVLLDTRASDSYPAGLGFDPQGNDLSNPRHTRTVSSLSRGTRRNLLTQNSLVESSPLSAAADARRSSPAGPGAFSRARGRSSTLSPLGTWHDPGPSRHSSDSNDTGLLNCIFGSSAFSYRGSSTKMHIISADESPAIGVSASPAARSPLSRAYTTGNPSAPIGVARGMDDKPPAKVTVLLTRMFSVNLPEGAEASAERHDYASALYQESLPEMEFPFPDVSKRKKIKEKKTPMYAVAITIQIPLLPRNTGRPVSRFSTPGPDSPRSRFSSSLDSDHRWPGTFFDDSLSSASPPASLDERLDLLVDHWDVITRTLSHLERLVRNEILFLLKKVDSLSGPQPKPVKPPNMQRTNQTIVHLPANILSVNSKLKEEAIRSSRRIGLALQTPYVVTGQSRWGVWREEGRSIVRGLGDKEQNFFFLVVLTAFLGNHTEWLNSLGPEWYRRRHNQQHKAQQDGELILANRTVIICPDKMTARRLVFLLAAFLPSKQRLEPLPSPIRPGTSASIRAISQSPPTVPVLRQESLRRAIERRARAQRMILGDNEHHQRSVSVSSQETAQRSIDGAEIIPPAEHSATARRGSDARSIRPPGANIHPKDARAMNTSEATISMITQSSTVPVPHFTSQPSHSTQAGKERSAAQGNDSLASETLLKSLRRSDSSAVSTNGSLSSAGGRWGGIFSGLWSSRQGSSTESSEPYFPSEARRRSASTRSGPARRGSTTLTQMVKEVTEYDDEHWPKTAPSGNISIPTASTAAPHKTELASPEPLSLTSQVRESPLKLSVRAEEGVVDVDLPLPGFMSLSSSGDSTIASPKKTRTSVTSMDAVASTHSSGSGFPGTTKDSDGPTSHVAGWLKFFHEDFSLQAVRPYASLEAEIKRAMRAEPSPYIPSTSDVDGSEKWVDVATTLIADTKASTVKRLRLRRKIIVGSCSPHTPLSPSSATPRGSAGAASTSQFTNFFSGHEKLIHGPATGERGQSFMEERFIEEPVMDLDGVLVDAVERVLRQSGYSSMAQSRAPSPNRARRAEDKGPSSKGDEAPPPEVPRGECRKMVLGALEEVVRLVTAEHCREDVDSTLGIADRERRRALAGADNTLREGIRKWLLDVEEVW is encoded by the coding sequence ATGCTGGGCCGGCTATTAAGTACCGCTGCGTCAACTCTGAACCCAGCGGCATACTCTGGACGAAGCAATGTAACGCCTCTCGAGTCTGTGACCGAAGAGGAACACACCTCTGGTCTTCTTTTCCCCGACGCCAGCCTCCTTCGACGTTCCAATACCCATGCTTTCCCATTGCAGACAACATTCAATTCCCCGAATGCATCGACCGCTGGTGCATACGATGATCGTGGGGGAATGGAATTGGATGCAACCAAAGATTTTCGTGTGATTGTTGCACAAAATGCCTTGGGCGACCGAGATGCATGTGTCTTACTTGACACTCGAGCGTCCGATTCATACCCCGCCGGTCTTGGATTCGACCCACAAGGCAACGATCTGTCTAATCCTAGACATACTCGGACGGTCTCAAGTCTTTCTCGTGGAACACGTCGCAATCTTCTCACCCAAAACTCCCTCGTTGAATCGAGTCCCCTCTCCGCAGCTGCTGACGCACGCAGGTCGTCACCAGCCGGCCCGGGTGCTTTTTCCCGGGCTCGAGGCCGTAGCTCTACACTGTCACCACTGGGAACATGGCATGACCCTGGTCCATCGCGACATTCCTCTGATTCCAATGATACTGGCCTTCTGAACTGCATCTTCGGCAGCAGCGCCTTCAGCTACAGGGGGTCGTCTACAAAAATGCACATAATTTCCGCCGATGAAAGCCCGGCAATTGGGGTGAGTGCATCACCTGCTGCCCGCAGTCCACTTTCCCGGGCCTACACAACAGGAAATCCCTCGGCTCCGATAGGAGTAGCGCGAGGAATGGACGACAAGCCCCCGGCCAAAGTCACAGTTCTCTTGACTCGCATGTTTAGTGTGAACCTTCCCGAAGGAGCGGAAGCATCAGCCGAGCGACATGACTATGCCAGCGCTCTCTACCAAGAGTCATTGCCCGAGATGGAGTTCCCATTCCCGGATGTTTCTAAGCgcaagaaaatcaaggagaagaaaacACCCATGTATGCGGTTGCAATTACAATTCAGATCCCCTTGCTGCCGCGCAACACCGGACGCCCCGTATCGAGATTCAGTACTCCAGGCCCAGACTCTCCTCGTTCACGGTTCTCAAGCTCGCTGGATTCTGATCACCGCTGGCCAGGTACATTTTTCGATGATAGCCTATCCTCTGCCTCGCCCCCGGCTAGCCTAGATGAGCGTCTGGACTTGTTAGTAGATCATTGGGACGTCATCACTCGTACGCTCTCCCACCTCGAAAGACTTGTTCGCAACGAaattctctttcttctgaAGAAGGTGGACTCTTTATCAGGGCCACAACCAAAGCCCGTGAAGCCTCCCAATATGCAGCGGACCAACCAGACCATTGTGCATTTACCTGCCAACATTTTATCAGTCAATTCAAAGCTCAAAGAAGAAGCTATTCGCAGCTCCCGCCGGATCGGTCTTGCTCTCCAAACCCCATATGTGGTCACTGGACAAAGTCGTTGGGGCGTCTGGCGAGAGGAAGGCCGCTCAATTGTCCGTGGTCTGGGCGATAAAGAGCagaatttctttttcttagTGGTTTTGACAGCATTTTTGGGTAATCATACGGAGTGGCTTAACAGCCTTGGCCCAGAATGGTATCGTCGCCGCCACAACCAGCAGCACAAAGCTCAGCAGGATGGCGAACTCATTCTTGCAAACAGAACAGTCATTATATGCCCAGATAAGATGACTGCTCGTCGCCTAGTGTTCTTGCTAGCCGCTTTCTTGCCCTCTAAACAACGCTTGGAGCCATTACCTTCCCCTATCAGACCTGGTACATCAGCCTCAATTCGTGCTATCTCCCAAAGTCCACCGACCGTGCCTGTCCTCCGCCAGGAGTCTCTTCGGAGAGCGATCGAACGACGAGCTCGTGCTCAACGAATGATCCTGGGCGATAACGAACACCACCAGCGATCAGTGAGCGTTTCGTCTCAGGAAACAGCTCAGCGGTCGATAGATGGAGCTGAAATAATCCCGCCGGCGGAACACTCGGCCACGGCCCGCAGAGGCTCTGATGCTCGCTCCATCAGACCCCCCGGCGCAAACATCCACCCAAAGGATGCTCGGGCCATGAACACGAGCGAGGCAACTATTTCCATGATCACTCAGAGCAGCACGGTTCCTGTTCCCCATTTCACTTCTCAGCCAAGCCATTCTACCCAGGCTGGAAAAGAGCGCAGCGCAGCTCAAGGCAACGATAGCCTAGCATCGGAGACTCTGCTGAAGAGCCTTCGACGAAGTGACAGCTCTGCAGTGAGCACAAATGGCAGTCTTTCCTCAGCTGGAGGCCGCTGGGGGGGAATCTTCTCCGGTCTTTGGAGCTCCCGTCAAGGCTCATCTACCGAAAGCAGCGAGCCATATTTCCCATCTGAAGCTCGCAGAAGGTCCGCCTCTACAAGATCTGGCCCTGCTAGGCGCGGGTCAACCACATTGACTCAAATGGTCAAGGAGGTCACAGAATATGATGATGAACACTGGCCCAAAACAGCCCCCAGTGGAAACATCTCGATTCCAACTGCTTCTACTGCCGCTCCTCATAAAACCGAGCTTGCTTCGCCAGAGCCACTATCACTCACCAGCCAAGTTCGGGAGTCACCTCTGAAGTTGTCGGTCCGAGCAGAGGAAGGCGTGGTGGATGTTGATCTTCCGCTTCCTGGTTTCATGTCACTCTCTTCGTCTGGCGATTCGACTATTGCCTCGCCAAAGAAGACTCGAACCTCCGTCACCAGCATGGATGCAGTTGCTTCTACGCACAGCAGTGGCTCCGGATTTCCCGGTACTACGAAGGATAGCGATGGACCGACTTCCCATGTGGCTGGTTGGTTAAAATTCTTCCATGAAGATTTCTCGCTCCAAGCGGTTCGGCCTTATGCCTCTCTTGAAGCAGAAATCAAGCGGGCAATGCGGGCTGAACCATCCCCGTACATCCCCTCCACATCCGACGTTGACGGATCAGAAAAATGGGTCGATGTTGCAACAACTTTGATTGCAGACACCAAGGCTTCTACGGTGAAACGACTTCGCTTACGACGCAAGATCATAGTGGGTAGCTGCTCTCCTCATACACCTCTTTCGCCTTCCAGTGCTACCCCACGTGGATCTGCTGGAGCTGCCTCGACCTCGCAATTCACCAACTTCTTTTCCGGACATGAGAAACTTATCCACGGCCCTGCCACTGGTGAGCGGGGCCAGAGTTTCATGGAAGAGCGGTTTATCGAGGAACCGGTGATGGACCTCGACGGAGTCCTAGTTGATGCTGTCGAGCGTGTCTTGCGACAGAGCGGTTACTCGTCAATGGCACAGTCACGTGCCCCTTCCCCCAACCGTGCTCGTAGAGCTGAAGACAAAGGTCCCTCTTCCAAAGGCGATGAAGCCCCTCCCCCTGAAGTGCCTCGTGGAGAATGCCGCAAGATGGTGCTCGGGGCCCTTGAAGAAGTTGTCCGCCTTGTTACTGCCGAGCATTGCCGTGAAGATGTGGATAGCACACTTGGGATAGCCGACCGTGAGCGGAGAAGAGCACTAGCAGGTGCTGATAATACATTGCGTGAAGGAATCCGAAAGTGGCTCCTTGACGTCGAAGAAGTGTGGTGA
- a CDS encoding Pre-rRNA processing protein Esf1, putative, producing the protein MAGLGKKKSKAGKPKGETGPAITDPRFANIQTDPRYRLPSKRQTHVKLDKRFAHVLDDKDFSSNAPVDRYGRKLRKDDTKEKLKEFYQVDEDEDEDEDEDSADDDEEVQKELKRVNAASYDPARDGGFESSSSEESSSEDEEEAEEDVIEFPDQQRADVPLGEVTNRIAVVNLDWENIRAEDLMAVFSSFLPSGGRVLNATVYPSEFGKERMEREEVEGPPKEIFASGKKKNTSDDSEEEQLDSDEEEEEIKKSMLKADDGEEFNSTQLRRYQLDRLRYYYAIIKFSSKDVAKHVYDLVDGAEYLSSANFFDLRFVPEDTDFSDDKPRDECSRIPDGYKPTEFVTDALQHSKVKLTWDADDKTRKEAQARAFRGSRQDIDENDLKAYLGSDSSENEDSDDEDGGVEVVDNTAGEATTTKLSKKEAERQRMRALLGLSAEPTRTKAERPVGEMEVTFTSGLAGGHGKDTIFENEPEIEESTIDKYVRKERERKKRRKEKLKAKSSAGDSAAADSEDNEAGPVEVPQQVEEEMGFNDPFFDDPDGKATAGSRRKEERRKKREERAAEEAASAAQRAELELLMVDDKKVNIKHFDMNEIEKAEKQARKKGKGKKGKKVEPAQADDFEVNVSDPRFARLYDTHDFAIDPTNPRFKSTSGMKALLDEGRKRRRAGDDAEPEAPAESRDGKKKQKKSSKESSSEELKRLVAKVKRSH; encoded by the exons ATGGCAGGCCTAGGCAAGAAAAAGTCCAAAGCTGGCAAGCCCAAAGGCGAAACCGGTCCAGCGATCA CGGATCCTCgatttgcaaacatccagACCGATCCTCGCTATCGTCTTCCTAGCAAACGCCAGACTCATGTGAAACTCGATAAGCGCTTTGCGCATGTGCTTGACGATAAGGATTTCTCCAGCAACGCCCCTGTCGACCGTTATGGACGAAAGCTCAGAAAAGATGACACCAAGGAAAAATTGAAGGAGTTCTACCAggtggatgaggatgaagatgaagacgaggatgaggacaGTGCCGACGACGATGAAGAAGTCCAGAAAGAATTGAAACGGGTCAACGCTGCCTCATATGATCCCGCCCGTGATGGCGGCTTTGAGTCCTCGTCATCCGAAGAAAGCTCCagcgaagatgaagaagaggcgGAAGAGGATGTGATCGAGTTCCCAGACCAGCAGCGGGCCGATGTGCCGCTCGGAGAAGTGACGAATCGGATAGCTGTCGTCAACCTCGATTGGGAAAACATTCGTGCCGAGGACCTGATGGCAGTATTTTCCAGCTTCCTTCCATCTGGGGGGCGGGTTCTGAACGCCACAGTCTACCCTAGCGAATTTGGAAAAGAGCGCATGGAGAGGGAGGAGGTTGAAGGCCCCCCGAAAGAGATTTTTGCTTctgggaagaaaaagaacacCAGCGACGATTCTGAAGAAGAGCAACTTGACtctgatgaggaggaggaagaaattAAGAAGTCGATGCTGAAGGCTGACGATGGCGAAGAATTCAACTCTACACAGCTACGGCGGTACCAGCTCGATCGACTGCGGTACTACTACGCCATTATCAAATTTTCATCAAAGGACGTTGCCAAGCATGTCTACGATTTGGTGGATGGTGCCGAATACCTCTCTAGTGCCAACTTCTTCGATCTCCGCTTCGTGCCTGAGGACACTGACTTCTCCGATGACAAGCCTCGGGACGAGTGCTCTCGGATTCCTGACGGTTACAAGCCCACTGAATTCGTAACGGATGCTTTGCAGCACAGCAAGGTCAAATTGACATGGGATGCGGACGACAAAACAAGAAAAGAAGCTCAGGCACGTGCCTTCCGGGGCTCACGCCAGGATATTGACGAGAATGACCTGAAAGCCTACCTCGGCAGCGATAGTTCCGAGAATGAAGACTCAGATGACGAGGACGGAGGCGTCGAAGTTGTCGATAATACTGCAGGAGAAGCTACGACCACAAAGCTTTCCAAGAAAGAGGCCGAGAGACAGCGCATGCGTGCGTTGCTGGGTCTGAGCGCCGAGCCTACCCGCACCAAAGCGGAACGCCCCGTGGGCGAGATGGAGGTTACTTTCACATCGGGCTTGGCAGGCGGCCATGGCAAGGATACCATCTTCGAAAATGAACCGGAGATCGAAGAAAGCACAATTGACAAGTATGTGCGGAAGGAGCGTGAGCGCAAAAAGCGCCGAAAGGAGAAACTCAAGGCCAAGTCCTCTGCAGGGGATAGCGCTGCAGCGGACAGTGAAGATAATGAAGCTGGTCCAGTCGAGGTGCCAcaacaagtggaagaagaaatggGATTCAATGATCCCTTCTTTGATGACCCTGATGGAAAGGCTACAGCAGGTTCTCGACGCAAGGAGGAGAGGCGCAAGAAGCGTGAGGAACGTGCTGCTGAGGAAGCAGCGTCAGCAGCCCAACGGGCTGAGTTGGAGTTGCTGATGGTAGATGACAAAAAGGTCAACATTAAGCACTTCGATATGAACGAGATTGAAAAGGCAGAGAAACAGGCCCGGAAAAAGGGtaagggcaagaagggcaagaaggtGGAACCTGCTCAGGCAGATGACTTTGAAGTCAACGTCAGCGACCCCCGTTTTGCACGTCTGTATGACACTCATGATTTCGCCATCGATCCTACCAACCCCCGGTTCAAGTCGACTTCTGGCATGAAGGCCCTGTTAGACGAGGGCCGTAAGCGCCGCCGTGCCGGTGATGACGCAGAGCCTGAGGCTCCAGCAGAGAGCCGGGATGGCAAGAAAAAGCAGAAGAAGTCTTCAAAGGAGTCTAGTTCTGAGGAGTTGAAGCGATTGGTGGCAAAAGTCAAGCGTTCTCACTGA
- a CDS encoding Phosphoribulokinase/uridine kinase has protein sequence MESISPLYSSSTEVRYSPPWHDLSIIGIAGSSGSGKSSVAMEIVKSLNLPWVVILVMDSFYKTLTPEEHHKAYANEYDFDCPESIDFDVLVETLRDLKKGKKANIPVYSFSEHQRQPHTTTLYSPRVIILEGILALHDPRIVEMLDVKIFVEADMDVCLGRRILRDVRERGRDVEGIVKQWFEFVKPSYTRFVEPQRPISDIIIPRGIQNTTAIDMVVKHIQRKLQEKSENHTEALRKLGLVAAEVELPSNVHVLPSTPQFVGMNTILQNPETEQEDFIFYFDRLVSILIENALDMTSYVSANVETPQGSTYLGLHPKGIVSAVAILRGGSCMETALKRSIPDCLTGRVLIQTNESNEEPELHYLKLPSQIEEHATVILIDSQMSSGGAALMAVRVLIDHGVEQERIVFVTCAAGERGLKRLTAVYPRMNVIVGRIEEEGEPRWIEKRYFGC, from the exons ATGGAATCAATTTCACCTTTATATTCCTCCTCTACGGAAGTGCGATATTCTCCACCATGGCATGACTTGAGCATTATTGGCATTGCTGGCAGCTCTGGCTCCGGTAAGAGTTCTGTGGCGATGGAGATTGTGAAGTCTTTGAACTTGCCGTGGGTGGTGATCCTTGTAATG GACTCATTCTACAAGACTTTAACTCCCGAGGAACACCATAAGGCCTATGCAAATGAGTATGACTTCGACTGCCCAGAATCGATTGACTTTGATGTTCTGGTGGAGACCCTCCGTGATCTGAAGAAAGG AAAGAAAGCGAACATCCCAGTTTACTCATTTTCTGAGCACCAGCGGCAGCCTCATACAACCACTCTCTACTCCCCTCGTGTGATCATTCTCGAGGGGATTTTGGCGCTCCATGATCCTAGAATTGTCGAGATGTTGGATGTGAAG ATCTTCGTTGAAGCGGATATGGATGTGTGCTTAGGTCGCAGAA TCTTGCGTGACGTACGTGAGCGAGGACGTGACGTTGAAGGAATCGTCAAACAATGGTTTGAATTCGTGAAGCCTTCCTACACTCGATTTGTGGAGCCTCAACGCCCTATCTCAG ATATCATTATCCCGCGTGGTATTCAGAACACGACTGCTATCG ACATGGTGGTCAAACACATTCAACGCAAGCTGCAGGAGAAATCTGAAAACCACACCGAAGCGCTTCGCAAATTGGGTTTGGTTGCAGCAGAAGTAGAGCTGCCTTCAAATGTGCATGTCTTGCCCTCGACACCGCAGTTCGTTGGCATGAATACTATTCTGCAGAACCCAGAAACCGAGCAAGAGGATTTCATTTTCTACTTTGATCGACTGGTTTCTATATTGATTGAAAA CGCGTTGGATATGACATCGTATGTATCCGCAAATGTGGAAACACCACAGGGGAGCACATACCTCGGTTTGCATCCCAAGGGTATCGTATCAGCCGTGGCTATCCTACGTGGAGGCTCTTGCATGGAGACTGCGCTTAAGCGATCCATTCCAGACTGTCTTACTGGTCGCGTGCTCATCCAAACGAACGAGAGCAATGAGGAGCCAGAGTTGCACTACTTGAAACTTCCGTCGCAGATTGAGGAGCATGCAACTGTAATACTAATTGACTCTCAGATGTCCAGTGGAGGTGCTGCACTCATGGCTGTTCGCGTCCTGATTGATCACGGGGTTGAACAAGAGAGGATCGTTTTCGTAACTTGCGCAGCAGGTGAACGGGGCCTCAAGAGGCTCACTGCCGTATACCCCAGGATGAATGTGATTGTTGGACGGAtcgaagaagagggagaacCACGCTGGATAGAAAAGCGATACTTTGGATGTTGA